In Choloepus didactylus isolate mChoDid1 chromosome X, mChoDid1.pri, whole genome shotgun sequence, a genomic segment contains:
- the PLXNA3 gene encoding LOW QUALITY PROTEIN: plexin-A3 (The sequence of the model RefSeq protein was modified relative to this genomic sequence to represent the inferred CDS: inserted 2 bases in 2 codons; deleted 2 bases in 1 codon; substituted 5 bases at 5 genomic stop codons) yields MSPVSVLPLLLLAMGGGLGSGQPFRAFIVTDSTLTHLAVHRVMGEVFMGTVNRIFKLTPYLTELRAHVTGPVENNARCYPPPSMRVCAHCLAPANNMNKLLFIDYVAQCLVACSSVWQGICQFLRLDDLFKLGEPHHRKEHYLSGAQEPDSMAAVIMEQGQGPSKLFVGTAVDGKSEYFPTLSSCKLIGDEDGANMFSLVYQDEFVSSQIKIPSDTLSLYPVFDIYYIYGFVSASFVYFLTLQLDTQQTLLDTVGKFFTSKIMHMCAGDLEFYSYVEFPIDCSXRGVEYRLVQSTHLAKPGLLLAQALGVPADEDVLFTIFSQGQKNQASPPRQTVLCLFTFSAIKTHIWCHIQSCYQGEGTLALPWLLNKELPCINTPMQINRNFCGLVLNQPLGGLHVIEGLPLLADSTDGMASVAAYIYCQHPVVFVGTCSGSLKKVWVDGSQDAHLYETVPVVDGSPILQDLLFSPDHQYIYLLSEKQVSQLPVETCEQYLSCAACLGSGDPHSGWCVLQHSCCHKEACLSAWAPHSFAEELRKCVQVRVRPNNVSVMSPSVQLTVAMRNMPNLSTGVSCAFEEVMESEALLLPSGELCCSSPSLQELRALTQGHGATRTVQLQLLSKEMGVCFAGVDLVFYNCSILQSCMSCVGSPYPCYWCKYHHVCSSHPHECSFQEGRVCSPEGCPEILPSGDLLIPVGIMQPVTLRAKNLPQLQSGQKNYEYVVCVQGRQQRVLAVRFNSSSVQCQNFLYSYEGDEYGDTELDFSVVWDGDFPIDKPPSFXVLLYKCWAQRPSCGLCLKADPRFNCGWCISENKCQLRAHCPAPKINWMHPSQKSPWASRPRPAPHVHPLMGPKEGGTRVKLVGENLGLTSREVGLRVAGVHCNSVPAEXVSAERIVCEMEESLVPSLPPVPVELWVGDCSADFCTQSEQLYTFVTPTFYRVTPSRGPASGGTRLTILGNSLDTGSRVTVTVRDGECQFVRRDAEAIVYILPASTLGPSQALITVSINXANISSPRVTYTXTQDPTVTHLKLTWSIINGSSAITVSGTHLLTVQEPHVCANYHGIETTNTCQVINDASMMCKAPGIFLGRLQPQAQGEHPDEFGFLLDHMQAACSLNRSAFTYYPDPSFELLGPSGVLDVKPGSHVVLKGKNVIPTAAGSSHLNYTVLIGGQPCALTVSDTQLLCDSPSQTGRQPVMVLVGGLEFWLGTLHITAERALTLPALVGLAXGLLLLAITAAFVAYKRKTQDANRTLKRLQLQMDNLESRVALECKEAFAELQTDINELTNHMDGVQIPFLDYHTXAVRVLFPGIEAHPVLKGLDSPQTLPNVEKALRLFGQLLHSCAFVLTFIHTLEDQSSFSMRDRGTVASLTMVALQSRLDYATRLLKQLLAHLIEKNLESKNHPKLVLRRTELVAEKMITNWFTFLLHKFLKECAGEPLFLLYCAIKQQMEKGPIDAITGEARYSLSEDKLIRQQIDYKTLTLHCLCPESEGSTQVPVKVLNCDSITQAKDKLLDAMYKAIPYSQRPKTEDMDLEWRQGRMARIVLQDEDVTTKIECDWKRVNSLAHYQVTDGSLVALVPKQVSAYNMANSFTFTRSLSRYESLLRTASSPDSLRSRAPMITPDQETGTKLWHLVKNHEHADHREGDRGSKMVSEIYLTRLLATKGTLQKFVDDLFETVFSTAHRGSALPLAIKYMFDFLDEQADQRQISDPDVRHTWKSNCLPLRFWVNVIKNPQFVFDIHKNSITDACLSVVAQTFMDSCSTSEHRLGKDSPSNKLLYAKDIPNYKSWVERYYRDIAKMASISNQDMDAYLVEQSRLHASDFNVLSALSELYFYIAKYRQEILAALDRDASCRKHKLRQKLEQIISLFSSNS; encoded by the exons ATGTCCCCCGTTTCCGTCCTCCCACTGCTCCTCTTGGCCATG GGGGGGGGCCTGGGCAGCGGCCAGCCCTTCCGCGCCTTCATTGTGACGGACAGCACGCTCACCCACCTGGCCGTGCACCGTGTGATGGGGGAGGTGTTCATGGGCACCGTGAACCGCATCTTTAAGCTGACCCCCTACCTGACGGAGCTGCGGGCCCACGTCACGGGGCCCGTGGAGAACAACGCACGCTGCTACCCGCCCCCCAGCATGCGCGTGTGTGCCCACTGCCTGGCGCCCGCCAACAACATGAACAAGCTGCTGTTCATCGACTACGTGGCCCAGTGCCTGGTGGCCTGCAGCAGCGTCTGGCAGGGCATCTGCCAGTTCCTGCGGCTGGATGACCTGTTCAAGCTGGGCGAGCCGCACCACCGCAAGGAGCACTACCTGTCCGGGGCCCAGGAGCCCGACTCCATGGCGGCGGTCATCATGGAGCAGGGCCAGGGGCCTAGCAAGCTCTTTGTGGGCACCGCTGTTGATGGCAAGTCTGAGTACTTCCCCACCCTGAGCTCCTGCAAGCTCATTGGCGATGAGGATGGTGCCAACATGTTCAGCCTG GTGTACCAGGACGAATTTGTCTCGTCCCAGATCAAGATCCCCTCTGACACCCTGTCCCTGTACCCCGTCTTCGACATCTACTACATCTACGGCTTCGTGAGCGCCTCCTTCGTGTACTTCCTGACCCTGCAGCTTGACACCCAGCAGACCCTGCTGGACACGGTGGGCAAGTTCTTCACGTCCAAGATCATGCACATGTGTGCAGGAGACTTAGAGTTCTACTCCTACGTGGAGTTTCCCATCGACTGCTCCTGACGGGGGGTGGAGTACCGCCTGGTGCAGAGCACCCACCTGGCCAAGCCGGGCCTGCTGCTGGCCCAGGCCCTGGGCGTGCCCGCCGACGAGGACGTCCTCTTTACCATCTTCTCCCAGGGCCAGAAGAACCAGGCCAGCCCGCCGCGGCAGACTGtcctctgcctcttcacattCAGCGCCATCAAAACCCACATCTGGTGCCACATCCAGTCCTGCTACCAGGGGGAGGGCACACTGGCCCTGCCCTGGCTGCTCAACAAGGAGCTGCCCTGCATCAACACT CCCATGCAGATCAACAGAAACTTCTGTGGGCTGGTCCTGAACCAGCCGCTCGGCGGCCTGCACGTGATTGAGGGGCTGCCCCTGCTGGCCGACAGCACCGACGGCATGGCCAGCGTGGCTGCCTACATCTACTGCCAGCACCCCGTGGTCTTTGTGGGCACGTGCAGCGGCAGCCTGAAGAAG GTGTGGGTTGATGGCTCCCAGGACGCCCACCTGTACGAGACAGTCCCCGTGGTGGACGGCAGCCCCATTCTCCAAGACCTGCTCTTCAGTCCTGACCACCAGTACATCTACCTCCTGAGTGAGAAGCAG GTGAGCCAGCTCCCTGTGGAGACCTGTGAGCAGTACCTGAGCTGTGCAGCCTGCCTGGGCTCTGGGGACCCCCACTCTGGTTGGTGTGTGCTGCAGCACAG CTGCTGCCACAAAGAGGCCTGCCTGAGTGCCTGGGCCCCGCACAGCTTTGCGGAGGAGCTCAGAAAGTGTGTACAGGTGCGGGTACGGCCCAACAATGTGTCGGTGATGTCGCCCAGTGTGCAG CTGACCGTGGCCATGCGCAACATGCCCAACCTCAGCACGGGCGTGAGCTGTGCCTTCGAGGAGGTGATGGAGAGCGAGGCCCTCCTGCTGCCTTCCGGGGAACTGTGCTGCTCCTCACCCTCCCTCCAGGAGCTGCGGGCTCTCACCCAGGGGCATG GGGCCACCCGCAcggtgcagctgcagctgctctccaaggAGATGGGGGTGTGCTTTGCTGGGGTGGACTTGGTCTTCTACAACTGCAGCATACTCCAATC GTGTATGTCGTGCGTGGGCAGCCCCTACCCCTGCTACTGGTGTAAGTACCACCACGTGTGCAGCAGCCACCCCCACGAGTGCTCCTTCCAGGAGGGCAGGGTCTGCAGCCCCGAG GGCTGCCCTGAGATCCTGCCCAGTGGGGACCTCCTGATCCCAGTCGGCATCATGCAGCCTGTCACCCTGCGGGCCAAAAACCTGCCACAGCTGCAGTCAGGCCAGAAGAACTACGAGTATGTGGTGTGCGTGCAGGGGCGGCAGCAGCGGGTGCTGGCTGTGCGCTTCAACAGCAGCAGTGTGCAGTGCCAGAACTTCTTG TACTCCTATGAAGGTGACGAGTATGGGGACACTGAGCTGGACTTCTCCGTGGTCTGGGATGGAGATTTCCCCATCGACAAGCCCCCCAGCTTCTGAG TCCTCCTGTACAAGTGCTGGGCGCAGCGGCCCAGCTGCGGCCTCTGCCTCAAGGCCGATCCCCGCTTCAACTGTGGCTGGTGCATCTCGGAGAACAAGTGCCAGTTGCGGGCCCACTGCCCGGCCCCCAAAATCAACTGGATGCACCCGAGCCAGAAGAGCCCTTGGGCAT CACGACCCCGTCCGGCCCCACACGTCCACCCCCTCATGGGACCCAAGGAGGGTGGTACCCGCGTCAAGCTAGTTGGCGAGAACCTGGGCCTCACCTCCCGAGAGGTGGGCCTGCGTGTGGCCGGTGTGCACTGCAACTCCGTCCCTGCCGAGTAGGTCAGCGCCGAGAG GATCGTGTGCGAGATGGAGGAGTCGCTGGTGCCCAGCCTCCCACCGGTGCCTGTCGAGCTGTGGGTGGGCGACTGCTCAGCCGACTTCTGCACGCAGTCGGAGCAGCTCTACACCTTCGTG ACCCCAACTTTCTACCGCGTGACCCCTAGTCGGGGCCCGGCCTCGGGGGGCACGCGGCTCACCATCTTGGGCAATTCCCTGGACACGGGCAGCAGGGTCACCGTGACTGTGAGAGATGGCGAGTGCCAGTTTGTGAG GAGAGACGCCGAGGCCATCGTGTACATCTTGCCTGCATCCACCCTGGGTCCCAGCCAGGCCCTCATCACGGTCTCCATCAATTGAGCCAACATCTCCAGCCCCAGGGTCACCTACA TCACCCAAGACCCCACTGTCACTCACCTCAAGCTCACCTGGAGCATCATCAA CGGGAGCAGCGCTATCACCGTGAGTGGCACCCACCTACTGACAGTCCAGGAGCCCCACGTGTGCGCCAACTACCACGGCATCGAGACCACCAAT ACGTGCCAGGTGATCAATGACGCATCCATGATGTGTAAGGCACCTGGCATCTTCCTGGGGCGGCTCCAGCCGCAGGCCCAGGGCGAGCACCCCGACGAGTTTGGCTTCCTGCTGGACCACATGCAGGCGGCCTGCTCCCTCAACCGCTCTGCCTTTACTTACTACCCTGACCCCAGCTTTGAGCTACTGGGGCCCTCCGGCGTGCTGGACGTTAAGCCGGGCTCCCACGTGGTGCTGAAG GGCAAGAACGTGATCCCCACGGCGGCCGGCAGCTCCCACCTCAACTACACGGTGCTGATCGGGGGTCAGCCGTGCGCGCTGACCGTCTCGGACACGCAGCTCCTCTGCGACTCGCCCAGCCAGACCGGCCGGCAGCCCGTCATG GTGCTGGTGGGTGGCCTGGAGTTCTGGCTGGGCACGCTGCACATCACGGCCGAGCGTGCGCTGACCCTGCCTGCCCTGGTGGGGCTGG GCGGGCTCTTGCTGCTGGCCATCACCGCCGCGTTTGTGGCCTACAAGCGGAAGACGCAGGATGCCAACCGCACGCTCAAGCGGCTGCAGCTGCAGATGGACAACCTGGAGTCCCGCGTGGCCCTGGAATGCAAGGAAG CCTTTGCTGAGCTGCAGACGGACATCAACGAGCTGACCAACCACATGGACGGAGTGCAGATCCCTTTCCTGGACTACCACACCTAGGCCGTGCGCGTCCTCTTCCCGGGCATCGAGGCCCACCCGGTGCTCAAGGGGCTGGAC TCCCCGCAGACGCTCCCCAACGTGGAGAAAGCCCTGCGTCTCTTCGGGCAGCTGCTGCACAGCTGCGCCTTTGTGCTCACCTTCATCCACACCCTGGAGGACCAGAGCAGCTTCTCCATGCGCGACCGGGGCACCGTAGCCTCGCTCACCATGGTGGCCCTGCAGAGCCGGCTCGACTATGCCACGAGGCTGCTCAAGCAGCTGCTGGCCCACCTCATCGAGAAAAACCTCGAGAGCAAGAACCACCCGAAGCTGGTGCTGCGCAG GACCGAGTTGGTGGCTGAGAAGATGATCACCAACTGGTTCACCTTCCTGCTGCACAAGTTCCTGAAG GAGTGCGCCGGGGAGCCGCTGTTCCTGCTCTACTGCGCCATCAAGCAGCAGATGGAAAAGGGCCCCATCGACGCCATCACGGGCGAGGCCCGCTACTCCCTGAGCGAGGACAAGCTCATCCGCCAGCAGATCGACTACAAGACGCTG ACCCTGCACTGCTTGTGCCCGGAGAGCGAGGGCAGCACCCAGGTCCCGGTGAAGGTTCTCAACTGCGACAGCATCACCCAGGCCAAAGACAAGCTGCTGGACGCCATGTACAAGGCCATCCCGTACTCCCAGCGCCCCAAAACCGAGGACATGGACCTAG AGTGGCGCCAGGGCCGCATGGCCCGCATCGTTCTCCAGGATGAGGACGTCACCACCAAGATCGAGTGTGACTGGAAGAGGGTCAACTCGCTGGCTCACTACCAG GTGACAGATGGCTCCCTGGTGGCACTGGTGCCCAAACAAGTCTCTGCTTATAACATGGCCAACTCCTTCACCTTCACGCGCTCCCTCAGCCGCTATG AGAGCTTACTGCGCACGGCCAGCAGCCCCGACAGCCTCCGCTCGCGGGCGCCCATGATCACACCCGACCAGGAGACGGGCACCAAGCTATGGCACCTGGTGAAGAACCATGAGCACGCTGACCACCGCGAGGGGGACCGGGGCAGCAAGATGGTGTCTGAGATCTACCTGACAAGGCTGCTGGCCACCAAG GGCACCCTGCAGAAGTTCGTGGATGACCTCTTTGAGACCGTGTTCAGCACTGCCCACCGGGGCTCGGCCCTGCCCCTGGCCATCAAGTACATGTTTGACTTCCTGGATGAGCAGGCCGACCAGCGCCAGATCAGCGACCCTGACGTGCGGCACACCTGGAAGAGCAACTG